In a genomic window of Epinephelus fuscoguttatus linkage group LG23, E.fuscoguttatus.final_Chr_v1:
- the LOC125883971 gene encoding butyrophilin subfamily 2 member A2-like isoform X1 codes for MCYKNRKGGSSNSRLKGFIFTLSFSYSVPFFFDSLRDFGCIDRQREACFLGLTTRSNGQHQVVGPSQPVVVTVGDDIILPCHLRPAKNVSDMTVEWARPDLNPRFVHVWRDGVELESKKHPSYKGRTSVSIDKLKHGDMSLTLSRVTLSDGGQYKCFIPGLGHSLIQLVVGAVSSPFIVSINITSRRVALQCESAGWYPEPEVLWLDGEGKLLSAGPTETVRGPDDLYTVSSRVTVEKRHSNSFTCRVQQRNINQARETATHISGHRQRFKRVKTSHQTFRRKNNDRGLICGQIPVV; via the exons atgtgttacaaaaacagaaaaggagGCAGTTCGAACTCGAGGTTGAAAGGTTTCATTTTCACACTCAGTTTTTCTTATtcagttccttttttttttgacagtctACGTGACTTTGGCTGCATCGATCGGCAGAGAGAAGCATGTTTTCTTGGGTTAACCACACGGTCAAACG GTCAGCATCAAGTGGTTGGTCCATCTCAGCCAGTAGTGGTAACAGTtggtgatgacatcattttacCATGCCATCTGAGACCTGCCAAGAATGTTTCAGACATGACAGTAGAGTGGGCGAGACCTGACCTGAACCCCAGGTTTGTTCATGTGTGGCGTGACGGTGTGGAACTGGAGAGTAAGAAACATCCGTCCTACAAAGGAAGAACATCAGTGTCCATCGACAAACTGAAGCACGGAGACATGTCACTGACACTCTCCAGAGTGACACTCTCTGATGGGGGACAATATAAATGCTTCATTCCAGGACTGGGGCACTCTTTAATTCAGCTCGTAGTTG GTGCTGTTTCCTCACCTTTCATTGTGAGTATTAACATAACCAGCAGGAGAGTGGCTCTACAGTGTGAGTCTGCAGGCTGGTATCCAGAGCCTGAGGTGTTGTGGCTGGACGGTGAGGGAAAGCTCCTCTCTGCTGGACctacagagacagtcagaggtcCTGATGACCTCTATACTGtcagcagcagagtgactgtggagaagagacacagcaacagcttcaCCTGTAGAGTCCAACAGAGGAACATCAACCAGGCCAGAGAGACAGCTACTCACATATCAG GGCATCGTCAAAGGTTTAAAAGAGTGAAGACCAGCCATCAGACATTCAGACGAAAGAACAACGACAGAGGTCTCATCTGTG
- the LOC125883971 gene encoding butyrophilin subfamily 3 member A2-like isoform X2, producing MVHLNDSLGFRGFGALLLHLTVLPLLLAKTAGQHQVVGPSQPVVVTVGDDIILPCHLRPAKNVSDMTVEWARPDLNPRFVHVWRDGVELESKKHPSYKGRTSVSIDKLKHGDMSLTLSRVTLSDGGQYKCFIPGLGHSLIQLVVGAVSSPFIVSINITSRRVALQCESAGWYPEPEVLWLDGEGKLLSAGPTETVRGPDDLYTVSSRVTVEKRHSNSFTCRVQQRNINQARETATHISADDSEVSTDVRVHWIAAAVFSVFVIVVLLTVHRVVTLHKQS from the exons ATGGTTCATCTAAATGATTCACTGGGCTTTAGGGGCTTTGGAGCTTTGCTTCTCCATCTCACTGTCCTCCCCCTTCTTCTTGCAAAGACTGCAG GTCAGCATCAAGTGGTTGGTCCATCTCAGCCAGTAGTGGTAACAGTtggtgatgacatcattttacCATGCCATCTGAGACCTGCCAAGAATGTTTCAGACATGACAGTAGAGTGGGCGAGACCTGACCTGAACCCCAGGTTTGTTCATGTGTGGCGTGACGGTGTGGAACTGGAGAGTAAGAAACATCCGTCCTACAAAGGAAGAACATCAGTGTCCATCGACAAACTGAAGCACGGAGACATGTCACTGACACTCTCCAGAGTGACACTCTCTGATGGGGGACAATATAAATGCTTCATTCCAGGACTGGGGCACTCTTTAATTCAGCTCGTAGTTG GTGCTGTTTCCTCACCTTTCATTGTGAGTATTAACATAACCAGCAGGAGAGTGGCTCTACAGTGTGAGTCTGCAGGCTGGTATCCAGAGCCTGAGGTGTTGTGGCTGGACGGTGAGGGAAAGCTCCTCTCTGCTGGACctacagagacagtcagaggtcCTGATGACCTCTATACTGtcagcagcagagtgactgtggagaagagacacagcaacagcttcaCCTGTAGAGTCCAACAGAGGAACATCAACCAGGCCAGAGAGACAGCTACTCACATATCAG CTGATGACAGCGAGGTCTCAACTGATGTTCGTGTCCACTGGATCGCTGCCgcagttttcagtgtttttgtaatTGTAGTCCTGCTCACTGTGCACAGAGTTGTTACACTTCATAAACAAAGTTAA